A window of the Candidatus Tisiphia endosymbiont of Dascillus cervinus genome harbors these coding sequences:
- the lptB gene encoding LPS export ABC transporter ATP-binding protein, with the protein MPHLIIEKLQVSSISKSYNKRVILNDVSLQLKTGEIVGLFGPNGAGKTTCFSIIIGLTKPDSGALFYNDHDITHLPIYLRARFGFSYLPQEPSIFRGLSVGDNIRLMLEILENDQEIIEQKTLDLLKEFSIIHLKDMPAIGLSGGERRRLEIARTIALDPKFIMLDEPLAGIDPLAIEDLKNLIVHLRNRNIGILITDHNVRDTLNIVDRAYVIYEGKVLLEGTPQEIATSYQVKEVYLGQSFCL; encoded by the coding sequence ATGCCGCATTTAATAATAGAGAAATTACAAGTAAGTAGTATTTCAAAATCTTATAATAAGAGAGTGATCCTAAACGACGTATCTCTTCAATTAAAAACAGGAGAAATAGTTGGTCTTTTTGGTCCAAACGGTGCAGGTAAAACTACCTGTTTTAGTATTATTATAGGACTTACCAAACCAGATAGTGGAGCATTATTTTATAATGATCATGATATTACTCATTTACCAATTTATTTAAGAGCTAGGTTTGGCTTTAGCTATCTTCCTCAAGAACCATCAATTTTTCGTGGGCTATCTGTAGGAGATAATATTAGATTAATGCTAGAGATTTTAGAAAATGACCAAGAAATTATCGAACAAAAAACATTAGATTTGCTTAAAGAATTTTCTATTATTCATCTAAAAGACATGCCAGCAATAGGATTATCCGGCGGAGAAAGACGTAGGCTAGAAATCGCAAGAACAATAGCACTAGATCCCAAATTTATTATGCTTGACGAACCACTTGCAGGCATTGATCCGTTAGCAATTGAGGATCTTAAAAATTTAATTGTTCACTTACGTAACCGCAATATCGGCATCCTAATTACCGATCACAATGTTAGAGATACTCTTAATATAGTTGACAGAGCCTATGTTATTTACGAAGGAAAAGTCCTATTAGAAGGAACTCCACAAGAAATAGCCACAAGCTATCAAGTAAAGGAAGTATATCTAGGGCAATCTTTTTGTTTGTAA
- a CDS encoding LptA/OstA family protein, whose protein sequence is MDRLYIHSDNLIIDQTKNQACFTGEVILWFDDMMVKTTNLEIFYKTVDNKKTIDYISIPSRLIAKRSNGQELLTATSAKYFVERKELVLLGDVIVQNKDGIIKTDKLVYYTELNNIDYSKSKN, encoded by the coding sequence ATGGATAGATTATATATTCATTCTGACAATTTAATAATTGATCAAACTAAGAATCAAGCTTGTTTTACAGGAGAGGTGATTTTGTGGTTTGATGATATGATGGTAAAAACAACTAATTTAGAAATTTTTTATAAAACAGTTGATAATAAAAAAACTATTGATTACATCTCCATACCGTCAAGATTGATTGCTAAGAGGAGTAATGGTCAAGAGTTACTAACTGCTACTTCTGCAAAATATTTTGTAGAAAGAAAAGAACTAGTACTGCTTGGTGATGTAATAGTACAGAATAAGGATGGTATTATAAAAACTGACAAACTAGTATATTATACGGAACTCAATAATATAGATTATAGCAAATCAAAAAATTAG
- a CDS encoding bifunctional (p)ppGpp synthetase/guanosine-3',5'-bis(diphosphate) 3'-pyrophosphohydrolase translates to MLYEDIDNLHNITDIISTKLQENSIVAKISCRLKDPYSIVKKLVRKGIGFYQLTDLIAFRIIVDTLEDCYKVLDIINDIYPSNHEKYKDYIVNPKDNGYSSLHIVTTIGISRRNVEIQVRTSQMHDIAEFGIANHGEYKEAQEARIKKLFSPELLNIIVLHIGLNNLYKLFEQFNWTMSELVAYEQEIKNFWDNFQDNLQTIQEQFIKEINNVEPLERNFV, encoded by the coding sequence ATGTTATACGAGGATATTGATAATTTACACAATATCACTGATATTATTAGTACTAAATTGCAAGAGAATTCTATAGTAGCGAAGATATCTTGCAGATTAAAAGACCCTTATTCTATCGTAAAGAAATTGGTAAGAAAAGGTATTGGTTTTTATCAATTAACTGACCTCATTGCTTTTAGAATTATAGTTGATACGCTAGAAGACTGTTATAAAGTACTGGATATTATTAATGATATATATCCTAGTAACCATGAAAAATATAAAGACTATATTGTTAATCCCAAAGATAACGGCTATAGTTCCTTGCATATTGTGACTACTATTGGTATATCTAGACGTAATGTGGAAATACAAGTACGGACTAGTCAAATGCATGATATAGCAGAGTTTGGCATCGCTAATCATGGTGAATATAAAGAAGCACAAGAAGCAAGGATAAAAAAATTATTTTCTCCAGAATTACTTAATATAATTGTTCTGCACATCGGACTAAATAATTTATATAAACTTTTTGAACAATTTAATTGGACTATGTCTGAACTGGTTGCTTACGAACAAGAAATTAAAAATTTTTGGGATAATTTTCAAGATAACTTGCAAACAATACAAGAGCAATTTATAAAAGAAATAAATAATGTAGAACCGTTAGAGAGAAATTTTGTCTAA
- a CDS encoding DUF465 domain-containing protein, with protein MSLMSHIQSLQKKHNDLERLINTGFLHLQDNTKVRQLKKQKLILKDKILLLYKGFTKNATISQK; from the coding sequence ATGAGTCTCATGAGCCACATACAAAGTTTACAAAAAAAACATAATGATTTAGAAAGACTAATAAATACCGGATTTTTGCATTTGCAAGATAATACTAAAGTCAGGCAGTTAAAGAAACAAAAATTAATATTAAAAGATAAAATTCTATTGCTATATAAAGGTTTCACCAAGAATGCTACTATCTCTCAGAAGTAA
- a CDS encoding outer membrane protein, giving the protein MKKLFLIAATSMALLTSATSFAETGGFYLKAEGGAAMLNKEKGKLPKLPKEMENLSLTQKVKRSAVVGLGAGYYAMDNVRAELTLDFLPNVEFKDSITAAMEKEETKLQGTLASKRKGQVISLLLSGYVDLYDAGFAKFFAGAGVGMAQIKEKATLNGPIVTTRNTTEVNRKSIDISTKSKNSNNFAYQLSVGASANVADGINVELAYSWRDYGAAKHGKGKESKSESAYRGHNLMAGLRFDI; this is encoded by the coding sequence ATGAAAAAGTTGTTTTTAATCGCTGCTACAAGTATGGCTCTTTTAACTTCTGCTACATCTTTTGCTGAAACAGGGGGGTTTTATCTTAAAGCTGAAGGTGGTGCAGCTATGTTGAATAAAGAAAAGGGTAAATTACCTAAATTACCTAAAGAAATGGAAAACTTATCTTTGACACAGAAAGTTAAAAGAAGTGCTGTTGTTGGTCTTGGTGCTGGTTATTATGCAATGGATAATGTTAGAGCAGAATTGACACTTGATTTCCTTCCTAATGTAGAATTCAAAGATTCTATTACTGCTGCGATGGAAAAAGAGGAGACAAAGCTCCAAGGAACTCTAGCATCAAAGCGTAAAGGGCAAGTAATATCATTGTTGCTCAGTGGTTATGTTGATTTGTATGATGCAGGTTTTGCTAAGTTCTTTGCAGGAGCAGGTGTTGGTATGGCTCAAATAAAAGAGAAAGCAACTCTAAATGGACCTATAGTGACTACACGTAACACTACAGAGGTTAATCGAAAATCAATCGATATATCCACAAAGTCTAAGAATTCTAATAATTTTGCTTATCAGTTGAGTGTTGGTGCTTCTGCTAATGTGGCTGATGGTATAAATGTTGAGCTTGCCTATAGCTGGAGAGATTATGGAGCAGCAAAACATGGGAAAGGGAAAGAAAGCAAATCAGAGAGTGCTTACAGAGGTCACAATTTAATGGCTGGCTTAAGATTTGATATCTAA
- a CDS encoding carbonic anhydrase, with translation MQQSFEKILKGYQLFRKKYAYGNKSIMQSLSRDGQQPKIMVVACCDARVDPALILQCDPGDLFVVRNVANIVPPYEKDGSHHGTSAALEFGICFLKVEHLIVLGHSQCGGIQELLNSDDRVQNDFITNWVALIKTPNFRHHNADDYTKLALKQSHQNCMTFPWINKLVTKKELTIHLWFFDIKTGQIFTYSDKQQTYLPLA, from the coding sequence ATGCAACAAAGTTTTGAAAAAATACTAAAAGGCTATCAGCTATTTAGAAAAAAATATGCTTATGGTAATAAATCTATTATGCAGAGTCTATCCCGTGATGGTCAACAACCAAAGATTATGGTGGTTGCTTGTTGTGATGCACGAGTAGATCCGGCATTAATACTACAATGTGATCCAGGGGATTTATTTGTTGTACGTAATGTAGCAAATATTGTTCCTCCTTACGAAAAAGATGGATCTCATCATGGCACAAGTGCTGCCTTAGAGTTTGGAATATGCTTTTTGAAAGTTGAACACTTAATTGTATTAGGACATAGCCAATGTGGAGGAATTCAAGAATTATTAAATAGTGACGATAGAGTGCAGAATGATTTTATAACCAACTGGGTTGCTCTAATAAAAACACCTAATTTTAGACATCATAATGCTGATGATTATACAAAATTAGCACTTAAACAATCACATCAAAATTGTATGACGTTTCCATGGATTAATAAACTAGTGACCAAGAAAGAGCTAACTATTCATTTATGGTTTTTTGATATAAAAACTGGGCAAATTTTTACTTATTCTGATAAGCAACAAACATATCTACCCCTTGCTTAG
- a CDS encoding KpsF/GutQ family sugar-phosphate isomerase: MKIPYHCDVAKRVILKESAALVELSNNIPSDFNNIVDYIINCKGRVILTGIGKSGYIAHKIAASFASTGTAAFYLHPAEASHGDLGMVTDNDVVFMLSNSGETRELFDIMKYCKRFSIKIIAMTMNANSTIAINSDFLLLIPRINEASYIAAPTTSSVMMLSLGDALTTSVHEARGFSEDDFRLYHPGGKIGANLIKVESLMRVKDQLPLVYADTSFTDTILVMNQKSLGCAIVVDKDLSLVGIITDGDLRRHINDKIDMKYACDVMTSNPKQISPLKLAGEALDIMNSKSITSIPVTENNMVIGIVHIHDLLRAGIS, encoded by the coding sequence ATGAAAATACCATACCATTGTGATGTTGCCAAAAGGGTTATATTAAAAGAATCTGCTGCATTAGTTGAATTATCTAATAATATTCCTAGTGATTTTAACAATATAGTAGATTATATAATTAACTGTAAAGGTAGGGTTATTTTAACCGGTATAGGAAAGAGTGGTTATATAGCTCATAAAATAGCAGCAAGTTTTGCTTCTACCGGTACGGCTGCTTTTTATCTGCACCCAGCTGAGGCTAGCCACGGTGATCTTGGTATGGTAACTGACAATGATGTAGTATTTATGTTGTCTAATTCAGGAGAGACCAGAGAATTATTTGATATAATGAAATATTGTAAGAGATTTTCTATAAAAATAATTGCCATGACTATGAATGCCAACTCTACTATAGCAATCAATAGTGATTTCCTATTATTAATACCAAGAATCAATGAAGCATCTTATATTGCCGCTCCAACAACTTCTTCAGTAATGATGTTATCTCTTGGAGATGCACTTACTACTTCTGTACATGAAGCACGAGGCTTTTCTGAAGATGATTTTCGGTTGTATCATCCTGGGGGGAAGATTGGAGCGAATCTTATAAAGGTAGAGAGCTTAATGCGGGTGAAAGATCAGTTGCCTTTAGTATATGCTGATACCTCATTTACCGATACTATATTGGTTATGAATCAAAAGAGTCTTGGATGTGCTATAGTGGTAGATAAAGATTTGAGTTTGGTTGGTATTATAACAGATGGAGATTTGCGTAGACATATTAATGATAAAATAGATATGAAGTATGCATGCGATGTAATGACTTCTAATCCAAAACAAATTTCTCCTTTAAAATTAGCGGGAGAGGCTTTAGATATAATGAATAGTAAATCGATTACTAGCATACCAGTAACTGAAAATAATATGGTGATTGGTATTGTTCATATCCATGACTTACTTAGGGCAGGAATTAGTTGA
- a CDS encoding outer membrane protein yields the protein MKNLLLVTIIAISLLVSFSSLAIENQFYLKAEVGANKMANIKLNDKKLKQNTAMFLGGGLGYYILDNVRTDLMLAWIANHQFKHSFAGTDSKIKPQIATLMLNGYVDIVDISICEFFVGAGAGVGQLKNQITKNNGVSVSGGKKNNLVYQLTLGAATKLAPGVKVEAAYSWKDFGSTKEIKNHIKSLAYKGHNVSLAVRFDV from the coding sequence ATGAAAAATTTACTCTTAGTAACGATTATAGCTATTTCACTTTTAGTCTCTTTTTCCTCTTTGGCTATTGAAAATCAATTTTATTTGAAAGCAGAGGTTGGGGCGAATAAAATGGCTAATATTAAGTTAAATGATAAAAAACTAAAGCAAAATACCGCTATGTTTCTTGGCGGAGGTTTGGGTTATTATATTCTAGATAATGTTAGAACTGATCTCATGCTTGCTTGGATTGCTAATCATCAATTTAAGCATTCTTTTGCCGGTACAGACTCAAAAATTAAGCCTCAAATTGCTACTTTAATGCTTAATGGTTATGTGGATATTGTTGATATAAGTATTTGTGAATTTTTTGTTGGTGCTGGTGCTGGAGTTGGTCAACTAAAAAACCAAATTACTAAGAATAATGGTGTATCAGTTTCTGGTGGTAAAAAAAATAACCTAGTCTACCAGCTTACTCTTGGAGCTGCTACAAAGTTAGCCCCAGGAGTAAAAGTTGAAGCAGCTTACAGTTGGAAAGATTTTGGTAGCACAAAAGAAATAAAAAATCATATTAAGTCATTAGCATATAAAGGTCATAATGTATCACTTGCCGTTAGGTTTGATGTGTAA
- a CDS encoding RNHCP domain-containing protein, with translation MVTKKFYRNKEDFICDICSELVQGNGYTNHCSACFYSKHVDINPGDRASRCNGLMQPVSYKLDSKKGIILTHKCLKCGEYKNNKLASTDSVENLLDVFSYA, from the coding sequence ATGGTTACAAAAAAGTTTTATAGAAATAAAGAAGATTTTATTTGTGATATATGTAGTGAATTGGTACAAGGAAATGGCTATACTAACCATTGTTCAGCATGTTTCTATAGCAAACATGTGGATATTAACCCTGGGGATAGAGCCTCTAGATGTAATGGACTAATGCAGCCAGTTTCCTATAAACTCGACAGTAAAAAGGGCATAATTCTAACTCATAAATGCCTTAAATGTGGAGAATATAAAAACAACAAGCTTGCAAGCACAGATAGCGTAGAGAATTTGCTAGATGTTTTCAGTTATGCCTGA
- the lptC gene encoding LPS export ABC transporter periplasmic protein LptC, translated as MVKIPFIDKGSSAIISSYRRSISLSKILSCLGIILTLCLIYINLNPISNNSKSTEDNSSNSAFNPNDKDYEIKISNSIFKGFNKNLNPYQIQTVQAVRTLGNQYKLEEINATYKINDNKYLVISAKNGILNESSHILKLENDVQFFLGESTLKAQEAQLNLLNKETYSNTGVVLSYKNCKITSNNFSATHDNDIINFKGNVSTVIDVSDF; from the coding sequence ATGGTTAAGATTCCCTTCATAGATAAAGGTAGTAGTGCTATCATTTCATCTTATAGACGTTCAATTAGTCTATCAAAGATCTTATCTTGTTTAGGAATAATATTAACCTTATGTTTAATTTATATAAATTTAAATCCTATCAGTAATAATTCAAAATCAACGGAGGATAATAGTAGCAATAGTGCTTTTAATCCAAATGATAAAGATTATGAAATAAAAATTTCAAATTCAATTTTTAAGGGGTTCAATAAAAACTTAAATCCTTACCAGATTCAGACTGTGCAAGCAGTTAGGACTTTAGGTAATCAATATAAACTAGAAGAAATTAATGCTACATATAAAATAAATGACAACAAATACTTAGTGATCAGTGCAAAAAATGGTATATTGAATGAGAGTAGTCACATATTAAAATTAGAAAATGATGTACAGTTTTTTTTAGGAGAAAGCACATTAAAAGCACAAGAAGCACAACTGAATCTACTAAATAAAGAAACATATAGTAACACAGGAGTGGTATTATCTTATAAAAATTGTAAAATTACTTCTAATAATTTTAGTGCTACACATGATAATGATATTATAAATTTCAAAGGTAATGTATCGACGGTTATTGATGTATCGGATTTTTAG
- a CDS encoding SDR family oxidoreductase, translating to MRVLVVGANGFIGSYITAELLKDNHDVVCAVRDIKATKRKFPNLEILACDFNNDTDQQKWLNNLQNIDVVINVSGVLTSTNNNKIENVHFFGPKALFDACILAKVKRIIHISALGIDNEKTTDYAITKKKIDNYLKTLKNIDGVILQPSLVYTSGCYGGTSLFRSLSALPWFIPLIGDGSQQFQPIHMDDLTKVVVNCTKREGKICRVLKIVGPEIVTVKDILINFRSWLGLDPAKLIKIPLTFIRIAAKLGDFFSIGPLNSTSYNMLLQPNIADKKDFINFTSVVPRNFEQGLATEPLTVQSLWHARLFLLKPLLKIILGLFWIMTGVITGVFTSERGLKIITELGFSKQIAQIMLYSSCLADIILGTLMIIKPRIIGVCILQILLMLAYTFFLTFLKPDLWLEPLGVLTKNIPIILLTLCLTCYRKG from the coding sequence GTGAGAGTTTTAGTAGTAGGTGCTAATGGTTTTATTGGTTCATATATCACCGCTGAGTTATTAAAAGATAATCATGATGTAGTTTGTGCAGTTAGAGATATAAAAGCTACTAAAAGAAAATTTCCTAACCTAGAAATTTTAGCTTGTGATTTTAACAATGATACTGATCAACAAAAGTGGCTTAACAATTTACAAAATATTGATGTAGTCATTAATGTATCCGGAGTGTTAACTTCAACTAATAACAACAAAATAGAGAATGTTCATTTCTTTGGTCCAAAAGCTTTATTTGATGCATGTATTTTAGCTAAAGTAAAAAGAATTATTCATATTTCAGCTCTTGGTATAGATAATGAGAAAACTACTGACTATGCTATAACAAAGAAAAAAATTGACAATTATTTAAAAACTTTAAAAAATATTGATGGGGTGATTTTACAACCATCGCTTGTGTATACAAGTGGTTGTTATGGAGGTACTTCATTATTTAGATCTCTTTCAGCTTTACCTTGGTTTATTCCTTTAATAGGAGATGGATCACAACAATTCCAACCCATACATATGGATGACTTAACTAAAGTGGTTGTTAATTGCACTAAAAGAGAAGGAAAAATTTGTAGAGTATTAAAAATAGTTGGTCCAGAAATAGTTACAGTAAAAGATATATTGATTAATTTTAGGAGCTGGCTTGGTCTAGATCCTGCCAAACTAATAAAGATTCCTTTAACATTCATTAGAATTGCAGCTAAGTTAGGAGACTTTTTTAGTATAGGGCCACTTAATAGCACTTCATATAATATGTTATTACAACCAAATATTGCCGATAAGAAAGATTTTATCAATTTTACTTCTGTCGTTCCAAGAAATTTTGAGCAAGGATTAGCCACTGAACCTCTTACTGTCCAATCACTATGGCATGCAAGACTTTTTTTGTTGAAACCACTATTAAAAATCATTTTAGGTTTATTTTGGATTATGACAGGCGTCATTACGGGGGTTTTTACTTCAGAACGAGGTCTGAAAATAATAACAGAGTTAGGATTTAGCAAGCAAATTGCACAAATTATGTTATATTCAAGCTGTCTTGCTGATATAATTCTTGGAACTCTGATGATTATTAAGCCAAGAATTATAGGAGTATGTATACTACAGATTTTATTAATGCTAGCTTATACATTTTTTCTAACCTTTCTTAAGCCTGATTTATGGCTAGAACCCTTGGGGGTACTGACTAAAAATATTCCTATAATACTTCTTACTCTTTGTCTTACTTGCTATAGAAAAGGATAA
- a CDS encoding UbiX family flavin prenyltransferase produces the protein MTSDNKKKLLVAISGASGAIYGIRLLEILRQINIESHLIISKSAHLTILHETNYSIEQVKDLADYCYNLSDIGARVSCGAFRTFGMLIAPCSMRTLASIAGSIENNLISRAAGVTLKERRKLVLMIRETPLHLGHLENMLKVTNYGGIIAPPVPAFYSLPKTLDDMINYSISRVLDIFDINTDLIKRWDGMPTKI, from the coding sequence ATGACTAGCGATAATAAAAAAAAATTACTTGTGGCAATCTCTGGAGCTTCTGGAGCAATATATGGTATAAGGTTACTTGAGATTCTGAGGCAGATAAATATTGAGAGTCATCTAATTATTTCAAAATCTGCTCATCTTACCATATTACATGAGACGAATTATTCCATAGAACAAGTAAAAGATCTAGCAGATTACTGTTACAATCTTTCTGATATTGGTGCTAGGGTTTCTTGCGGTGCTTTTAGGACATTTGGTATGCTCATAGCTCCATGTAGCATGAGAACTCTTGCATCAATTGCTGGCAGTATTGAGAATAATTTAATCAGTAGAGCAGCAGGGGTTACACTAAAAGAACGAAGAAAACTGGTGTTGATGATAAGAGAGACTCCTTTACATCTAGGTCATTTAGAAAATATGTTAAAAGTAACGAATTATGGTGGGATAATTGCACCTCCAGTACCTGCTTTTTATAGTTTACCTAAAACCTTGGATGACATGATAAATTATTCAATTTCGCGGGTTCTTGATATTTTTGATATTAATACTGATTTAATAAAACGTTGGGATGGTATGCCTACAAAAATTTAA
- a CDS encoding AbrB/MazE/SpoVT family DNA-binding domain-containing protein translates to MTALKSYIDSNGRLAIPAKIRKKLHLKAGDEVSIKYKDSELIVSTYHANIEKARNILSKYKNIDLQKELKLMRNEDANKF, encoded by the coding sequence ATGACAGCATTAAAAAGTTATATAGACAGTAATGGGAGACTTGCTATCCCCGCTAAAATTAGGAAAAAACTGCATCTTAAAGCTGGTGATGAAGTGTCCATTAAATATAAAGATTCTGAATTAATAGTTTCGACTTATCATGCTAATATAGAAAAAGCTAGAAATATTTTAAGTAAATACAAGAATATTGATTTACAAAAAGAGCTAAAACTGATGAGGAACGAAGATGCAAACAAGTTCTAA
- a CDS encoding DUF2269 domain-containing protein, whose translation MDWYSVVKTIHIISSTILFGTGIGIAFFMWWANKTGDLAAKIYAARTTVIADFLFTTTSAIIQPISGIILINIVGYDFFDLWLVLTYLGYAITGACWLPVVWIQIQLRNIAVKTLKNNEQLPAQYYKLFNLWFYLGWPAFISLVIIFFLMVFKPM comes from the coding sequence ATGGATTGGTATTCTGTCGTCAAAACTATTCATATCATTAGCTCCACTATTTTGTTTGGTACAGGTATTGGTATTGCTTTTTTTATGTGGTGGGCGAATAAAACCGGGGATTTAGCAGCCAAAATTTATGCAGCACGTACTACGGTTATTGCCGATTTTCTCTTTACTACCACTAGTGCTATTATTCAACCAATTAGCGGCATAATATTAATCAATATAGTTGGATATGATTTCTTTGATTTATGGCTTGTTCTAACTTATTTAGGATATGCTATTACAGGGGCATGTTGGCTACCAGTAGTATGGATTCAAATACAATTACGGAATATTGCAGTCAAAACATTAAAAAATAATGAGCAATTACCAGCACAGTATTATAAATTATTTAATTTATGGTTTTATCTTGGCTGGCCAGCATTTATCAGCCTAGTTATTATTTTCTTTTTAATGGTTTTTAAGCCGATGTAA
- the gmk gene encoding guanylate kinase yields MLLSLRSKGLVIILSSPSATGKSSLARAVLKIDSNLRLSISATTRRSRTDEVDGVSYYFKTKEEFNKLIEQDAFLEYANIYNNYYGTPKKVVEDLLSQGLDVLFDIDWQGTKLIKKTLPNVITIFILPPSLSILQQRIKNRGQDSKESIKLRVKLTTKEVYYAKQYDYVVINDDFDTTLETIYSIITAERSKRIRLDLGKFYNDWHDQL; encoded by the coding sequence ATGCTACTATCTCTCAGAAGTAAAGGATTAGTTATTATTTTGTCTTCGCCCTCGGCTACTGGTAAATCTAGCTTAGCTAGAGCAGTTTTAAAAATCGACAGTAATCTTAGATTATCCATTTCTGCAACTACTAGAAGGTCAAGAACAGATGAAGTTGATGGAGTAAGTTACTATTTCAAGACCAAAGAGGAATTTAATAAATTAATTGAGCAAGATGCATTTCTTGAATATGCAAATATTTACAATAATTATTATGGAACACCTAAAAAAGTTGTAGAAGACTTACTAAGTCAAGGGTTAGATGTTTTGTTTGATATAGATTGGCAAGGTACAAAGCTAATAAAAAAAACCTTGCCAAATGTAATTACAATTTTTATTTTGCCACCGAGTCTTAGTATTTTGCAACAACGAATTAAAAATAGAGGGCAAGATAGTAAAGAATCAATAAAGTTGCGTGTGAAATTGACCACTAAAGAAGTGTATTATGCCAAACAATATGATTACGTAGTTATTAACGATGATTTTGATACCACTCTTGAAACAATATATTCTATAATCACTGCTGAGCGATCGAAAAGAATAAGACTTGATTTAGGCAAGTTTTATAATGATTGGCATGACCAACTCTGA
- the xth gene encoding exodeoxyribonuclease III, whose translation MKIATWNINSIRIRLQHLRDFLTEVDPDIVLLQEIKCETDKFPFDELSDLAYNFYVYGQKSYNGVAILSKFPADEVVKDFPGINCTNQARIIEISLQTPIGFCSITSLYAPNGSLVGSDKFKMKLEFYDNLINYFESKRTLDTKVIVGGDFNIAPFDIDVYSAKELQNTTCFTNEEKQRLRIILNSSFEDLYRLSNPTKQEFSWWDYRAGCFEQNKGMRIDMILASSNVADYLNDCYMHYNLRTKIKPSDHIPVVAIIS comes from the coding sequence ATGAAAATAGCTACTTGGAATATTAATTCTATAAGAATAAGACTACAACATTTACGGGACTTTTTAACAGAAGTAGATCCAGACATTGTTTTGTTACAAGAAATCAAGTGTGAGACTGATAAGTTTCCTTTTGATGAACTATCAGATCTAGCATATAATTTCTATGTGTATGGTCAGAAATCCTATAATGGTGTAGCTATCTTATCAAAGTTTCCAGCTGATGAAGTGGTAAAAGACTTTCCGGGTATTAATTGTACTAATCAAGCACGGATTATAGAAATATCTCTACAAACTCCTATAGGTTTTTGTAGTATCACTTCATTATATGCACCTAACGGTTCATTGGTAGGTAGTGATAAATTTAAAATGAAATTAGAATTTTATGATAATTTAATTAATTACTTCGAATCCAAAAGAACTCTTGATACTAAGGTGATAGTTGGAGGAGATTTTAATATTGCTCCTTTTGATATTGACGTATACTCAGCAAAAGAGTTACAAAATACTACTTGTTTTACTAATGAAGAAAAACAACGATTGAGAATTATTTTAAATTCTAGTTTTGAGGATTTATATAGATTATCAAATCCTACTAAGCAAGAATTTTCTTGGTGGGATTATAGAGCAGGTTGCTTTGAACAAAATAAAGGTATGCGTATTGATATGATACTTGCATCAAGCAATGTTGCAGATTATCTAAATGATTGCTACATGCATTATAATCTACGAACTAAAATTAAGCCTTCTGATCATATACCCGTTGTTGCTATCATTAGTTAA